AACGGCTTCGTCCGCACTGTTGAGAGGAATTGATTAAAATTTTTTGCAGTTTTTCAAGTTTCAGTTTGAAGTTTTTTTGGCTTCTATCACAGTAAACGAAGGTGATTTTACTCACACCTATCTCGTTGAGCATTGGTAGTGTCTTTTCGATGGTTTTGGGATCGATGATACACCAAATCAGATGAAAAAAACGCTTTGGCTCAATTTCATTTTTCTCACTTTTTCTTAGCTCCAAAACGGCTTCTCTTCGGCTCACTTCTACAATCTCATAGCAATGCAGCTTACCATCTTTCATGTTTCGAAAAGCGATCGTCTCACCTTTCCTGTGGCGTCGGACTTTGAAAATATAGTTATAAATCTCTCCTTCAATCTGTAAACTCTGAACTCCGGCTTCAGGGTGGTAGATAAATTGCATCAGATCTCTTTCACAGCTTCAATAAATTGTTTAAAATCCTCTAAATTCTCTAAATATGAAACCAATCTACTGTTATCAATCTCACAATATTCCTGGATCAAAAGATTTCGAAGTCCTACCATCTTTATTAATTTTTCCCCTAAATAGCTATTTACTATCCTGTTTTCCACCAATTTTTCAATACATTCTCGATAGTTTTTTGGCTGTCCAAGATTAAATTTAGATACAATCTTACAAGAGATATCGATAACAATTTGAATCGATTCAAAAAGGCCGTATCTGATCTCCCACTCTTTTCGTATATCCAAATTTTTAAATTCTTGTCTTATTTCTTCAAGAATTTTTATATTTTCTTCCAATCTCAAAAGTTTTTGCCAAATCTCCATTTTTCAGCCTTTCGTAAAACGCCTCTTTTTGTATTCTAAAGAGTGGTTCATGATCAAAATACCATAGATATAAATTTGCTTTAAAATCTACATATTTTTCTTTATCTTTTACACATAAAACTTCATGATTTTGTATGATGTTAAAACTCAAAAGCGGATTTTTCTTGTACAAATCATTCAAAACAACCAAATCCGCCCTTTTTCCGGTTATCTCTTCCAAATCCAGCACCATTTCACCAATATCCAAAATATCAGGCTCTTTTAAAAAATAGACACCTATATCCACATCGCTTAGATGATGCGCTTCATTTTTGGCAAATGAGCCAAACAAAAGTACAAAAGCGATCTCTTTTTGACAAAAATATCTTTTGAGATTTGCTTTCACTTGAGTATCACCGCCAAGACAAAAACAACGATTTCAGCCAATATCTCGGCACCCATCACCTTTTTTGCCCAAGTTTTATATGCATTTTGCAGTCCGGTTTCATCGCTTCGAATTGGTCTGAGCTTTTTATATAGCAAGATTTGATGTACCAAAATTGCAATCGAAACAAATATCATCAAAACAATCTCAACATTCCACACGGAAAACTTCAAAACCGTCAGCATCAAAAGACCTGTAAAGACAACCATGGCAAAAAGTACGGTTTGTACAAGATAGAGTTTTTTAACACGTCGTACGAAACTGATAAAATCATCCTCTTTCGCAATCCAAAAAAAAGCGATTTGTGCTACAATGAGCAAAAAAACTGTCGTCATATGCAGATGTTTAGACATCGTAAAGAGTTGGTCCAAAGGGCCTCCTTTTTTACAACCATTATAGCAAAAGGAAGATTATGGCTATCTCTATCATTGAAGCGCTGAACATAATAGACGCCCTCCCCATAAGAACAAAACAGGAACTTCTTTGTATCGAAGATGCCGTTGGACGGATCGCAACACAAGATGTCTATGCTTCGCTCAATCTGCCACTCTTTGACAACTCTGCAATGGATGGCTTTGCGGTCAAAGTGGAGGATGCTGGTAAACAGGTGAAACTTGCCGGAACAGTTTTGGCCGGTGAAGACAAAAGTTTTACCCTCCAAAGCGGCGAATGCATCAAGATTATGACTGGAGCCAAGATCCCGGAAGGTACAGAAGCTATTGTTCCTATCGAAGATGTAACGTTTGAAGGTAATATGATCCATCTACCTAAAAAGATAAAACTTTATAACCATATACGAAAAGCGGGTGAAGATATCGAACAAGGTGAAAAGCTCATCCAAAAGGGCGAATATTTAAATGCATACAAGATAGGACTCCTTGCAAGCCAGGGAATATCCCATATCCAGGTTTATAAAAGAATACACATAGCTATATTTGCTACAGGGCATGAACTCAAAATGGCTTATGAAACACTTGAAGAGGGGCAGATCTATAATTCCAACACGCCATCTTTGTATGCACGGTGCAAAGAGCTTGGATGTGATGTGAGTTTTTTGGGAAAAGTGGAAGACTCCATCGAGGCAATCGTTGAAGCTATCAAAAACGGACTCCATGCTGATATTATCATTACAAGCGGCGGTGTCAGTGTAGGAGAGGCAGATTTTACCAAAGATGCTTTCAAACAACTTGGCATGGAGATCCTCTTTAGCAAAATCGACATAAAACCCGGCAAACCTACCACATTAGGAAAAATCGGCAATACCTATGTGCTCAATCTTCCTGGCAATCCTTTGGCAGCCATTATCAATTTTGAAATTTTTGGGCGGTTTTTGATCAAAAAGCTGCAGGGCAGAATCGATGCTTATCATCAACCATTCCATATACCATTAGCACAAGAGATCAAAAACAAGCCTGGCCGTGATACGGCCATACCTGGAAGATTTGACGGAGAGGCTTTTTATCCGTTAGATAAACGGGGTCCAGGAATGGTACGGCCTGCCAGTTTGATGGATGGATATATCATCCTTGATAAAGATGTGGAGATACTTAAAAAGGGGAAAAAAGTTTTGATGCTTCCCCTTTTTGAACACAGAGGTTCCGACATGATGTTGCAGATCATCACTTCATAGAGGCGATATACTCCGCAAGAGCTTCCAGCTCTTTGTCGCTGAGTCCTGCTACTTGAGCCTTCATCAGAGGGCCCATACCATATTTATTGAGTGTACCTGATTTATACTCTTTTAATTTTTTCAGCACCTCATCTTTGCTCATACCAGCAATGATGCCAGATTTCCCGAGTGCTTTTCTTTTCCCATCAGTGCCGTGACATGAAGCGCATTTACCAAACAAATCTTTTGCTGAAATGCTATTAGCTTGTTTAGGTTCTTCTTTTTTTACTGGTGCTTGTACTTGCTGTTTTACTGGCTCACTTTTTTGTGTTTGTTGGACCGGCTCAGCTTTTTTTATTTCTTTATTGTGCTCCGTATGCTGAGCAACAGCTTCATGCTTTTGCTCCTCTTTTTTCCCACTGCATCCAACTAAAAGCAGCGTTGCAGCAACTATTGAAACCAATGTGATCTTTTTCATTCTTTTCTCCTTATATTTTCTTGGGGTTGATTATTTTTTCTCCACGAAGGAGTTTATCCCACATGTGTGGATCGCTCCACTCCTCCTTGACACCTTCAGAAAAGATGATAGAGGCAAGGTCTATTCTTCCCATTTTTTCAGAATAAGCATCTTCTTTGCCACACTTTGCATATCCTGTATCTGTTTCATGGACGATAACACCTTCTAAATGGACGTTTTTCTCTTCATTGACCATTTTCGTTTGCCGAAGTACCAAATCCGTCATCAGAAAGATTACACGTGCATACTGTTCGGCACTTGGACTTACAGGCAGTTCCACCCACCGCCTGCTCCATCGCTTCATATCTTTCAAATATTCCGGATTATCTCCGCTCCACAGCGTAATCGCATGATCAAACGAATCGATAAGCTCTTTGATCGTCAATTTTGTCAATCCAAAATCATAGACCATCTGCCCTCGATCAAGAGTATCGGAAGCAAAAAGAAGCTCTACTTTATAGGAGTGTCCATGAATCGATTCGCTGCACCGCCTTGAGGTACAGTTGCGGACAATATGGGCGTTTTCAAACTTAAACAGTTTTCGGATGATCATCTTCGTTTTTCCCTGTTCCAGAGTCTCACCTGCAGTCTGTCGCTATAGATAAATCCGTGTATCATACAAAATTCTACAACAGCCTTATCGTGTTTTTTCAGTTCATCTATCCTATCGCCAAGCGGCATACAAAACACTTCTATTTCAGGGTATGCACCAGCGATATCCACAATCTCCTCGTATGCCCTCATCTGCACACTGCCTCTATCAAGCGTGAATTTAAAAAAACTGTAACCGGTATTGAGAGCAATCGCTTCTATTGCTTTTTTATTGACCCTTTTTTCATACTTTTCGCCACTATTTGCCAGTTTTACAGCCATGGCAAAGATAACATCTTTAAATACAGGATATTTTTCAAAATCGATCATGATCGTCGCATTCGTCTCAATCGTTACGATATAACCTTCCTCGACAAGATACTCTAAAAATCCATAAAAAACCGGATCATTCCAATAAATAAGCGGCTCACCGCCAGTTATCACGATATGGGGCTTGAAATCAAGATACTCTACATGACTGTGCAAAATCTCAATAAGTTCATTTTTTGTGTCTATTTCTTTCCATTTGGACTGGAAAAGCTCTCTGTTGACAGCACGGATAGAGTCACATCCATGTACAATACGTCCTTGAATAAAATATTCTCCAAAACTTGGGCATTTGAGATTGCATCCGCCAAAACGAAAAAAAACCGAAGGAGTTCCTATAAACTTTCCTTCTCCTTGAATGGAGTAAAAATCTTCAACAAGATAAAGCATTATCCCCCCGTCTCATAAAAGGCTCTGTTGGATGCTTCGTTCGCATCTTCGCTCCAGCGATTCTCTTTTGGTTTATTGGCTAAAACCGTTTTTAAAATTTCCACCGCTCTATCGATATCGCCAACCTGTACAGCCTCTTTGATACTCATAGCCTCATCAAAGTAAAGACACGGTATCAAATATCCTTCGGCTGTCAAACGAATTCTGTTGCATGTTTCACAAAAATCGTGTTTGTGAGGATCGATCAGTCCAAAAACGTATCCATCCTCTTTGAGTTTATACAAAAAGGCTGGACTGCTTCCCTGTCTGCCAATTTTTTCTATTTCATATTTTTGCTTGATTTTTTCCAGAATCTCTTTACCATGCATTCCTTTAAGCTCGCTGTGCGCATGAACATTTTCCATATATTCGATAAATCGAATCTGCATGCCTTTTTCTTTGCAGTATTCCATCACATCGACAATCTCATCTTCATTGACGCCTTTCAGTGGTACCATATTGATTTTTACTTTCAGTCCGGCTTCCAACGCCGCGTCGATACCTTCCAGAACATTTTTGAGTACATCTTTACCCGCAATTTTGGCTGCAACTTCCGGTTTGAGACTGTCTAGTGAGATATTGAGCCGTTTGAGTCCAGCCTTTTTCAAGTCTTTTGCGATATCTTTCAAAAGATATCCGTTAGTGGTCATAGCAAGATCGATATCTGGTTTGTAATCATAAATCATCTTGATAAATTTATCCAAATCTGCTCTTAATGTCGGCTCCCCACCAGTCAAACGAATTTTGGTAATTCCTTCATCGATTGCAGCTTTTACAAATTTAAAGAGATCTTCGAAATTTAAAAGATTTTCTTTTGGTACCCACGAAAAAGGCTTTTCAGGCATACAGTACTGACATCTGAAATTGCATCGCT
This region of Nitratiruptor sp. YY08-10 genomic DNA includes:
- a CDS encoding 16S rRNA (uracil(1498)-N(3))-methyltransferase encodes the protein MQFIYHPEAGVQSLQIEGEIYNYIFKVRRHRKGETIAFRNMKDGKLHCYEIVEVSRREAVLELRKSEKNEIEPKRFFHLIWCIIDPKTIEKTLPMLNEIGVSKITFVYCDRSQKNFKLKLEKLQKILINSSQQCGRSRLMELEILLSLDEVIKKYNNIVLIDFCEEKLSCTDNVERVLIGPEGGVTKEERTMFEKVKGLDTPMVLRSESAAVVTVSKVML
- a CDS encoding DUF86 domain-containing protein, translating into MEIWQKLLRLEENIKILEEIRQEFKNLDIRKEWEIRYGLFESIQIVIDISCKIVSKFNLGQPKNYRECIEKLVENRIVNSYLGEKLIKMVGLRNLLIQEYCEIDNSRLVSYLENLEDFKQFIEAVKEI
- a CDS encoding nucleotidyltransferase family protein produces the protein MKANLKRYFCQKEIAFVLLFGSFAKNEAHHLSDVDIGVYFLKEPDILDIGEMVLDLEEITGKRADLVVLNDLYKKNPLLSFNIIQNHEVLCVKDKEKYVDFKANLYLWYFDHEPLFRIQKEAFYERLKNGDLAKTFEIGRKYKNS
- the glp gene encoding gephyrin-like molybdotransferase Glp, coding for MAISIIEALNIIDALPIRTKQELLCIEDAVGRIATQDVYASLNLPLFDNSAMDGFAVKVEDAGKQVKLAGTVLAGEDKSFTLQSGECIKIMTGAKIPEGTEAIVPIEDVTFEGNMIHLPKKIKLYNHIRKAGEDIEQGEKLIQKGEYLNAYKIGLLASQGISHIQVYKRIHIAIFATGHELKMAYETLEEGQIYNSNTPSLYARCKELGCDVSFLGKVEDSIEAIVEAIKNGLHADIIITSGGVSVGEADFTKDAFKQLGMEILFSKIDIKPGKPTTLGKIGNTYVLNLPGNPLAAIINFEIFGRFLIKKLQGRIDAYHQPFHIPLAQEIKNKPGRDTAIPGRFDGEAFYPLDKRGPGMVRPASLMDGYIILDKDVEILKKGKKVLMLPLFEHRGSDMMLQIITS
- a CDS encoding c-type cytochrome, giving the protein MKKITLVSIVAATLLLVGCSGKKEEQKHEAVAQHTEHNKEIKKAEPVQQTQKSEPVKQQVQAPVKKEEPKQANSISAKDLFGKCASCHGTDGKRKALGKSGIIAGMSKDEVLKKLKEYKSGTLNKYGMGPLMKAQVAGLSDKELEALAEYIASMK
- a CDS encoding 6-carboxytetrahydropterin synthase, coding for MIIRKLFKFENAHIVRNCTSRRCSESIHGHSYKVELLFASDTLDRGQMVYDFGLTKLTIKELIDSFDHAITLWSGDNPEYLKDMKRWSRRWVELPVSPSAEQYARVIFLMTDLVLRQTKMVNEEKNVHLEGVIVHETDTGYAKCGKEDAYSEKMGRIDLASIIFSEGVKEEWSDPHMWDKLLRGEKIINPKKI
- a CDS encoding 7-carboxy-7-deazaguanine synthase QueE — encoded protein: MLYLVEDFYSIQGEGKFIGTPSVFFRFGGCNLKCPSFGEYFIQGRIVHGCDSIRAVNRELFQSKWKEIDTKNELIEILHSHVEYLDFKPHIVITGGEPLIYWNDPVFYGFLEYLVEEGYIVTIETNATIMIDFEKYPVFKDVIFAMAVKLANSGEKYEKRVNKKAIEAIALNTGYSFFKFTLDRGSVQMRAYEEIVDIAGAYPEIEVFCMPLGDRIDELKKHDKAVVEFCMIHGFIYSDRLQVRLWNREKRR
- the moaA gene encoding GTP 3',8-cyclase MoaA; translation: MLIDGHGRKVDYLRISLTERCNFRCQYCMPEKPFSWVPKENLLNFEDLFKFVKAAIDEGITKIRLTGGEPTLRADLDKFIKMIYDYKPDIDLAMTTNGYLLKDIAKDLKKAGLKRLNISLDSLKPEVAAKIAGKDVLKNVLEGIDAALEAGLKVKINMVPLKGVNEDEIVDVMEYCKEKGMQIRFIEYMENVHAHSELKGMHGKEILEKIKQKYEIEKIGRQGSSPAFLYKLKEDGYVFGLIDPHKHDFCETCNRIRLTAEGYLIPCLYFDEAMSIKEAVQVGDIDRAVEILKTVLANKPKENRWSEDANEASNRAFYETGG